In the Agrococcus sp. Marseille-Q4369 genome, one interval contains:
- a CDS encoding DivIVA domain-containing protein — MLTADDVISARFATTRFGPGYDMDDVDDFLDRVATTLRAYAEGDGDGIDVLAADVSAQRFPTTTLREGYAQLEVDDFLDRAETALRALEAAALRGPAGA; from the coding sequence GTGCTGACCGCCGACGACGTCATCTCCGCCCGCTTCGCGACCACCCGGTTCGGGCCCGGCTACGACATGGACGACGTCGACGACTTCCTCGACCGCGTCGCGACGACGCTGCGCGCCTACGCCGAGGGCGACGGCGACGGGATCGACGTGCTCGCCGCGGACGTCTCGGCCCAGCGGTTCCCGACCACGACGCTCCGGGAGGGCTACGCGCAACTGGAGGTCGACGACTTCCTCGACCGCGCTGAGACGGCGCTCCGCGCGCTCGAGGCCGCGGCGCTCCGGGGCCCCGCAGGCGCGTAG
- the purU gene encoding formyltetrahydrofolate deformylase, whose protein sequence is MSANHWILSIVCDDRPGIVHAITGAIVACGGNITESQQFSSADTDRFFMRLQVEAEAERSDFEVQLAPVVERYGMQWQLDDVARPLKTLVLVSKAAHCLNDMLFRQRAGQLSVDIPLVMSNHPDLAGLAAFYGVPFEHAPVVDPDSKAAFEQRVLEVVEREGVELVVLARYMQILSPELCAALEGRLINIHHSFLPGFKGANPYRQAHARGVKLIGATAHFVTSDLDEGPIIEQNVERVDHTQSPAQLVAIGQDVESRTLSRAVQWFAEDRVLLDGQRTIIFR, encoded by the coding sequence ATGAGCGCCAACCACTGGATCCTGTCGATCGTCTGCGACGACCGCCCCGGCATCGTCCACGCCATCACCGGCGCGATCGTCGCGTGCGGCGGCAACATCACCGAGTCGCAGCAGTTCTCCTCCGCCGACACCGACCGCTTCTTCATGCGCCTGCAGGTCGAGGCAGAGGCAGAGCGCAGCGACTTCGAGGTGCAGCTCGCACCCGTCGTCGAGCGCTACGGCATGCAGTGGCAGCTCGACGACGTCGCCCGGCCGCTCAAGACGCTCGTGCTCGTCTCGAAGGCGGCCCACTGCCTCAACGACATGCTCTTCCGCCAGCGGGCCGGCCAGCTCTCGGTCGACATCCCGCTCGTGATGTCGAACCACCCCGACCTCGCGGGCCTCGCCGCGTTCTACGGCGTGCCGTTCGAGCACGCGCCGGTCGTCGACCCCGACTCGAAGGCGGCGTTCGAGCAGCGGGTGCTCGAGGTCGTCGAGCGGGAGGGCGTCGAGCTCGTCGTGCTCGCCCGCTACATGCAGATCCTCTCCCCCGAGCTCTGCGCCGCGCTCGAGGGCCGGCTCATCAACATCCACCACTCCTTCCTGCCCGGCTTCAAGGGCGCGAACCCCTACCGGCAGGCGCACGCGCGCGGCGTGAAGCTCATCGGCGCGACCGCGCACTTCGTCACGAGCGACCTCGACGAGGGCCCGATCATCGAGCAGAACGTCGAGCGCGTCGACCACACGCAGAGCCCTGCGCAGCTCGTCGCGATCGGTCAGGACGTCGAGTCGCGCACCCTCTCGCGCGCCGTGCAGTGGTTCGCCGAGGACCGCGTGCTGCTCGACGGGCAGCGCACGATCATCTTCCGCTGA